Sequence from the Ammospiza nelsoni isolate bAmmNel1 chromosome 7, bAmmNel1.pri, whole genome shotgun sequence genome:
attatcaGTTTTATCAGTGGGAAGGTTCCCCAAGCTGAGTCTGAAATAAGGCAAGTGGGATaagaaggggagagaaaaatctACTTCCAGAATAACCTCAGGTGACCCATTTATCTCTGAGATCCAGGTAGAGGGTAACAGCTTCCAGCTCCTAAGGTactggaaaggggaaaaaaactgcagtggaaatatttcctgaaaGCAGGTGTGTACCCAAAAATCCATGAAATCACTGAGTTGGTTGTGAGTGGATTTGTGTAGATGGCAGAGGAAGTGGGACAAGACTAAAAAAGGCATTCCCAGCACGATAGGGAAGTTTTTAAAGGCAGATGTGGATATCCAGACTTGGAaaatccaaacccaaacaaTGATGGCTCCGTTGCCTATCACAGACATAAATCCAGTGCAGAGTTCCTGACTCAAGAATTTGCTTTCATCAGGCCCTATTGATTAAAAATGACCAGCAGTCAAATGTTATTTCTGGATCCCACTGGAGCTGAAAGGCTTTGCAACAAAACAGCAGTTGAGCAGCTCTTGAAATTATAACAACACATCACAAGCAACAGCACCCCTGCTCAGGGTGGTACCCCACTCCTTCGATCCCTTTGGGACATTCCTTAACCAACAACTTCCAGACAGGTGACAAATTAGCTCAATTATCTGCACATTCCCCCCCCTTTCtaatgagcagagctgcagaaaccCTGGGAGTGCAGCAGGTCTGGTGTTGTGGTGAGGGCTGCTCATGTGAGGGATGGGAATCTCGTCCTCTCTCCTGAGACCCAAGGAGCTGGCTTTCCAAGGGCAAACCTttgcttattttctctttctacccttccccttccccctcctgCTTTGTCCAGAGTCTCTCCAAGAGAGCCAAATTCCCCTTGAACATGCtaaaaggaggctggctggaaCATCTGCTCTGCATGTGTGGAGCCAGACACatccccaggcagccctgctaGCAGTGATGGATCTGGGAGGGAACGTGGAGCCCTGGAGAAGCATCTGCTCAGAGAGGGGAACCTGGCACACAAAACTCACCCAGTTAcctgctgagcccctgctctctgcccctTGCTCCCAGTGGACAAGTGCCTCCTCCAGAGCATGTTCTCTCCCCAGTTTGTTATTTCCAAATGTCTCCTGCTTGTGCCATGTGAGCACCACCAATGCTtggctggggagctggaggagaacCTGGAGTGAGTGGCTTCTTTTGGGAGCCTTGCTTGGAGAGGACACTGGGAAATACAGCTGGACTTGAACTTAAagtccttttccagcctcaatgattctgtgacttcAAATAAACCAGTGCAGAGTGAACTCCACATTGATCACTCCGAGTTCAAGGCTCAGCTGTGCCACCTCTGATTGTGGCCATTCCTgcatccatcccctcctgccctgctccttgtTGGGGAACTGCCACGGTGAACTTTCACGACACCAAAACTTTGTGTTCCTTGGCACACAACAAATTATGTTCAGAACAAATTATGTTCTTGTCAGAACAAATTATGTGCTTTgtacaaaaccagcacaaaattCCCACCCTGAGCCGACCAGACAAACTCGAATTATTTAACAGCCATTTGTCCTCTATTGTCCAGCCTTAACGATTCTCGAATTGTCACACTTGGCATCTTTATTTCTTATGCAGATTTACAGGTAATGGATTTCCTGTTTAATTTGCACAACAAGGGGAACACAGGCAGCCCTAATGTTTCCTAAAGTGTCACCTTCTCACAACTTCTCTGCAAGAACCTTTCTGGCAGCCTGTTTTCGGCTGCCTTAAGCTTCCTGCCACAAGGGAAAATGCCAGGCTGCTAAGAAGGGACCTTAACAGCCTGTGCCTTATCCTAAAGTCAATCCCTCTTTTCCCAAGGCAAAGCTGCCCGGACTGCACCCTAAGACACTGTTAGATGGAGAACCTGAGAATCCTCCGGGATCCATGATAAATGCAGGTCGTTTTCTGCTCTCTGGCTCTTTACCTGAAGCTGCTGAGCTCCGTCCCGTCAGGAATCTGCCTGTGGCTCACCAGCTTCACAGGTGTCTCTTGAAACCTcaccacacagcagcaggatgggagcCTGTGCACAAAGTCAAGCACGTGATGAAGTACCTTTATAAAAGTTCTTTATGACCTGTTTCAGGAAAAGCATTTAGGCTTGCTCCAACTTTAAACACGATTCCTTTCCATTCACTCAAGTCCTTAAAAATACGACTTGAACtatttctgaattaatttagACATTGGCAGTAAGCATTATGGAAATAAAAGAGAACGAAGCACACACATTATGTACCTGCCCTAAAGCTCTGGTGGTGCTTAACACCTTCCACCCCATTATCCCTGCCATGCTGGAtacctgctgctctcccagttTCCAGCTGTTCCAGAGGTGTGGCTCACCTGCTCCACCACTCCAGGCCTTCACCCTGCGTGGTTTGACAGCCCTGGTGTGAGACAGAGCATCGAATGTCCACAGAGCAAATGTGTGGTTCaaatgggaaatgcagcagcCAAAGGAGGTGGTGTTGGCTCACTTAATGAGGTACCACAGTTTTGCACAGCAGTTCATCCCACACCTTCCCTCTCCAGAGGAGCAGAAGATGCCACTGTCTTGTGCTGTCAAACACAGGAGCGTGTGTTTGTGACAGCAATACAATAGCATTTTGTTTGTCCCCATTTTGTGGGCTTCACCAAAAAGATAAAGGACTATTTTGTTCCTTCTTCCAAGCACTCCTCACCAAACAAAATCCCTCTGTGAACCTCCTCTAAACAGGAGGTGGAGAGAATGGACCTGTGGAAGAGCTCAATAACTGCTTCAATGAATTTTTCAGGAGAAAGTCAATAGAAACCTCATTCTATCTTCAATTCATTCATATTGTTTTGTAGTGGACAGCTAATAAAAAGGGAAGCACGTGCACTAATTAGTTCTGAGAGGCGAATAGGAGCCATGAAGTATTTCCTGCTGAGAAGACACAAAGTATTTAAATCCTGACTCCCACTCGGATTTGCAACCGTGGAAAAATTTTCCATTAGCTTCCACGAGGACACAACCAGAACTCCCTGCCCACATTTGTCGAAATTAAAACCCCATTAAACCAGTTTAACCTGAAGCTGTGAGCCTGGTGGGCCAGGGCATGGAGGAGCTTTGCTACAGCTTCGAGGATGGAGGCCCCAGTGCGGAATCTCTCCTCTGGGAGCCGGCAGATCCCGATGCACCACTGGAGAACTTTCTCCTGGAgtgcctggcagagccctcATGGCCAGGGCCAGGTGGTGCTGAGCTGGACAAGCTCCCAGCCCCGCCAGagcagccccggcagcgccgcgcCGCCAACCTGCGGGAGCGCCGGCGCATGCTGGGCCTCAATGCGGCCTTCGAGGCCCTGCGCGGCCGCGTGCCCACCTTCCCCTACGAGAGGCGCCTGTCCAAGATCGACACGCTGCGCCTGGCCACCGCCTACATCGCCCTGCTCGGGGACATCCTCCTGTCCGGCTGCCACCCCCGGGCCTACGTGGAGCAGTGCCTGAGGAGCGGCGCCCCGGGCCTGCAGCGGGCGGCCTGGAACACCAGCGGTGAGCAAGGGTGGGCGGCACTTGAGGGAGCAGGGCCACACTCGAGAGTCGATTTTGGGcagttgttggttttgttggtttttgggcACAGttgattttgttggtttttgattttttgctgAATCTGAGATCTGAAACGATTGGgatttcctctctttccttcAAAGAGAGGAAATCTCAATCGGGTTGCAGCAGAAAATCATACTTATCCTTCTTCTCtaacttgctttttttctttaaaaaattgaataaaCACTCTCCCCACTCCCCACCCAAAAGCAACTTGCTAAGGTTCTTTTTACAAAGAGGAAAGATTTTTAGTCTCAGAATATATTTttggactttaaaaaaaattctgtgagaAATTGTTCTTTTCTGATGGAGCCCTTAGAGATTTTTCTACGTTTTCTTTAGAAGTTTTCTTTAGCTTGTACTTGGCAGAGGAAAACACCTTGGTTTGGACACAAACaacatttcatttcttaaaATACAGATGTCCCAGCAACCCAGAGTTTCTCAGAGGTTACAGTTCAACACATGAACCGGGATACACAAATCAGAGTGTTCAAATTTCGAGCTATTTTCAAAATATGGGGAAGTGAATGTCTATTTGCAATTTATAATCttatataattatttctattttaaattggAGGGCTGTTATTCAGTTTTCTGTTCGGTTTGTACTTAATCCCTGATTTAGCTGGAATGAATTTAGGCCTTTCTTCCTccagaatatatttttcatcAGGCCACTGAGTGGTGAAGATGGGAAATTGCCCAAACTGCCCAACACAGGGCCTCAATCTCAGAAGGCAACAGGTTTTTTGCTGCTtagagcagggaggagcagagggggagGTTTCAGTAGTTCTTGGTACTTTGCATTTTAAGTTAATTAATCCCCTTTCCAACTCTGTTCCTTTGCTGTATATGTTCCTTTGGATCTTGGAAAGGGGCCTTAAAAATGAGTCCCCAAAATGTACAGcacaagaaaggaaggagaaaagtcagtAAATGGGAATACTCCTCTTTCATATTACGGGGAAGTGCTAAAGGAacagagaaagcagaggaaaagtAATCAGTTTACTTGAAAGGAAAAGTTAATtgagttttttctcctttcctattaattttcattatctGGGAAAATGACTCCTAATACACCATTGGTTATGTCTCTTGActacaaaaaaaattttgtgTTTTAGTGGCCTGCTTTTAACAGATTTAAAATAACACAAATATTTCTCATAGGGATCCCCCTTTTGCCACTCTTCCTGTCCTGAAGAGCTCCACTTGGAAAGATCCAATTGAATGAGGCTCCTCTTCTGGAGAGGCTGGATAGTTGACTCATTAAAGGTTAATTTAAATGTTGAAATGactgtgttttcctctctcccttgtGCAGATCTGACAGCCCGCCTGTCCTGGGTAAAGTGGGATTAAGGAGAGGCCTTTAAAGGCAGGAAAACCTGGAGTGCTGGGTTCCAGCTGCTCAATTCCCAGAGCACTTCCCCACCTCATTTCCAgcacccagcccctctctctGTTGATTCATCGCTCCTTGGGGCCTCCTGCTTCTCTTTCTCACTCTGATAGACCTGCACTCGCTTAAGAACAGCAAAACATTGAGAGCCAGTGCCAGCACAACCACAGCCCCAACATTTTCCCTTCCATTGGATGAGGGTTGCGtcaaaatcccatttccagcaTGCGAGAAACAAGATTATAAGAAAAAAAGCTAAGCAACACCTCTGAAAATCTAGTGCTTGGCTTAAGGTATCCAGGGTGATGGTTGTGAGAGTCACCAGGGATTCAGAGACCATGAAAGTCCAGGAGGTGAGACATGGCTCTGTAGGTATCCAAAATTTTTCATGTccgcacagaatcccagaaaggtttgggtggaaggcaccttaaagcTCATTCATTCctaccccctgccatgggcagggacaccttccactatcccaggatgctccaagccccataCAATCTGTcctgggacatttccagggatccagggacagccacagcttctctggacaccctgtgccagggccccacCACTGAAACCATTCCACCTTAATGTTCTTTATTGTGGTATTTTgtagcaggaaagaaaataaaatgtatttgctgTTTATCATTCTCATTAGTTCATCTCACATCTCTACGAAGCAAAAGCATGTCAGGAGCTGAGCTTCTGCTCTGGTTCTGGCTTTGGGGAAAGTGAAGAGGGCCCTTAGAGGAGGAAACTCTGAAAAACCTTTTTAGCTTTTCAATTTTTCTGTCAAAATGAAAAGGGGAATTTCAGCTTGGGTGCAACAATATATTTCAGTCCATTTAGAATAAAACATTCAATATCAAATTTTGACTCTGCTTTCTCACCCGCTTCAGACAATTGGGTGAATTCTTACAGGGAACAGCACCTGAAAAgtttaaaatcttaaaaaacaaacaaacaaacaaacaaacaaacctgaaaatgtaattttttctgctcttaCCTAGTTCTCTACTCTAGAAATGCTGATCCTCCATGTCATCAAAGTGTCACTGGAGCAGCTGTGACACAGTCACCTTCCTGGTGAGGTGAGGGCTCACTGGGaccagagccagggctgagAGCTCCATGCCCATCTCAGTGGCCCAAATAGTGCCCAAATAATCCCAGTAGGGCTTTCCATGGATTTTCATCAGGATCTTTATTTCTCCAGGGTCccactgagggcagcagggattCCTCCCTCCAAGCTGCCTTCAGCCAGAGCCCTCAGGTCACACTGCACAATCATCAGGATACAAAAATGCCTCTCCAGGGCTGTCATGGCTCATGGGGGGACTCATCTCCCATCAGGACTAAAAAGTCCTTTACCCCAAGCTAATTTTGGGCATCCAGAATCCCTGTCTCCAGATATGCCTCATTTCAAAGATGTGAATCTCTGCCCTGCTTTTCTCTACCTTGCAGCAGAGCTTTGGGCACAGGGATGATAATGCCACGTCCTGAAACAAATGTTTGCTGCAGGCACCTGCTTACAAGCAGAAATACCTTTCTTTGCCTTTTGCTCCAGCCTAGAAATCCGGGATAATGGCTTTGGAAGCAAGTGGATGTGTGCAGTAGCAGCAGGAAAGCACATCCACAGAAAGGTGGTTTTGGGGGATCTTTGGGGGAACCTGCTTGTTTGGATGGACAGCAAACCTTGGTACCAAAAGCATCATATTGACAGAGCAGGAAGAATTATCCTGTTTCAGAGCTTTTCCTCCACGTGGTGCCTCCAGCTGACGAGGGAACATAAAGCTGAAGTCCTCCTGAGGTGCAAACACCCACCACTGGTGCTCCACTCTCAAATAACAATGCAAGGATGGACAGAAATATCTGCTGAGCTTCCCACAGCCCAGTCCCACCAGCACCACCTTGGAATTCCCACAGGATTTgtcagctgggctggggtctgcaggctggcagggtATGCCTGTTATGGGGTCACTCCCACCTATCCCTGCTGCTGTCAAGGAATCATCACACAAATGTGATGATCACACAAAGCAGGGCTTTGAGGAACAAAGCTGTTGGAATTCCACGATGGCTCCAAGCTTGGAAAAACAGCAGCCAATAAACCCTGCAGCAGGTTATGGAAGGATTGGGGCTTGGGTTGGagtaaaaatcagaaatataaTATTCCTTTCAGAGCTGAAACCCTAACCTTGGCCTCTTGAATCAGTGAGTAGGGGTTGATACATTTATTGCCACTGATGAAGATGCTTCTCCTCACACTCGCCATGACAGACACTGGTTCCACTCTATCACCTTCAGCAAAGCCACATTTGATTTATGCTGAATGGGGCTGCCTTGAGGGGACACCACCTCTGCCTGCCGTCCCCAAGCTACCTGGAGTCTGCCAGGCTCTTCCAGCTGGTGCCTCATCCCAAATTGCTAAAGCAAGGGTTGCTTTTAGGGTGATGTTAAATCATTTGGATGCAACTGGCTGCTGAAATGCTGAACGTGCCACAGAATCAGGTCAGTGTCTGATGGTCCCATTAACTTCatgtaaataaaagcaaatcaaGAGGGCATCAGCTCTCTCTGCCTGGAGCTATGGCTCCCTTCCTGCTAAACTGAGCAAAAGCAAATTGGATCTTCAGGGATTTTTTCCAGGAAAGCCATTCCTGAATAGCTCCAGGGCTGGACACACATTTGTTCTTGAACAACCCTGCCCTTTTCTGACTGAACTTCAGCTCCTGGACGTGGACTACCAGGCAGAAAGAGGAGGGGGAATCGATTTCTGTGCAGGACATTTCCACTCTGTGCCAATCCAGGGGAACCGCTGAGTATGGATTTTGTGGATATGCTCCATGTCCACCCCTCTCCCCTCACAGTTCTGGCTCATTCCttgtgtgacggtgttcacaggggtcttaggatgagagaagagacgaggatctgactccatgtttcagaaggctgatttattattttatgacatatattacattaaaactatactaaaagaatagaagaaaatgtttcatcagaaggccagctaagaatagaatagcaaagaatgataacaaaggcttgtggctcagacagagagtctgagccagctgggctgtgattggccattaattccaaacatccacatgagaccaatcacagatgcacctgttccattccacagcagcagataaccactatttacattttgtccctgaggcttctcagcttttcaggaggaaaaaatattaaggaaaggattttcatgaaaagatgtctgcgacattcCTTGGGTCACAACTCTCCTGCCAACAGGCCTGCACAGTGAGATTCTCTGAAAGTTAccctcatttttctgttccttcatCTGACATCCTGAACCCTGACATTTTATTCCAGGAATAAATTACACAAATCCTGTGGTGTACACACACAACCTGATTGTACAGCAGCCCCAGATCAAGACTCTAAGATGACTTTATGAAGGCCTATCCAAGGCTCCTCAGTCCATCAGCACATTCCCAAACAGGGAATACCAATGACCAACCTGTTTTGAGGGTCAGGCTCCACCTTGCTGGTCTTTCTCAGCCCAGCTTCCTCTGCAATTCCACAGTCAAACCTCCCATGGAAGGGtgccaggaggtgctgaggggtTCTACCCTGGTCTCCAgcctctgaggagcagctgaggggcccgagagcagcagcaggagaattGCTCATTCCAAACAGAGCCCCCTTTCCAGCCCGCCGCTCTCCTTGCCAAGAAATGTGAGAATTATTTGTtacaccttccttcttccaAAAGTAAATTGCTGACCCTTTCTGGAACAATACTCTGTGGCTCTCCATCAACTTGGAAACCCTGGAACAAAAGGAATCACATCCCCACTGGGAGCTGTTCTTTTGAGAAGGTGTTGGTAGTTTCAGGGACAATTTGGGAGTGAAAGGACACTTTGGTTTTctagtttgtttggtttttttttttggccacaGACCCACAACAGCAAGTTTTCATTTCTGagccacctgggatagtggaaggtgtcttgcccatggcagggggtttgggttgggagggaccttgaagctcatcccattccacctccttccatgggcagggacatgttccactatcccaggctgctccaagccctgtccagcctggccttgggcacttccagggatccaggggtaGCCCTGGATCTTTGAGGGCCTCAAAGAGAAGGTTTGGaatgggaatatttgggaaaattgcAGCTAATGAAGGAGCTCCCAGGTGTTCTTTccctcatttccttcctgttgcaGAGAAGAATGAAGTTTCTCTCTACCTCTCATGCCCAAAATCCCTCACCTGGAGAGTGCAACCACCGTGGTGTGCCCTCAGGTGGGATGGCAGGGACTTCATCCCAACCTTCATTCACTTTCAAAGAAGGTGTTTGCTCCTGGGTCAGACACTGGCAGGGAAGCAATGAACCTGTTCCCTGAGTGGATCCAGCCATCCCCGAGGTCAAAGCTGCTCCCTGGAGCAGGACAGTCCCTTTACACAGGTGGCAAAAGAGGCAAACAGGCACTGGCGTGGCTTTTCAGAGCTGGTTCAGCCTCCTAAATGCCTTGTGGGAGTCCCGTTGCAACaactcagctctgctttcccaaCTGCACCCATGTGCAACAAAACCATATGTAGGCACCCAGGATGTGGCTGTGGGGGCCACCAGCAAGCCCTAACCTTGGGAAGAGCCTTCCAAGCCACATCAGCTCCTTCTGTGGGAACAAAGTGTAATTTCCACCAGGATGGCTAATTTTAGATGACTCCCACCCAGCCTGTTTGCTGGAGCCCGAGTGCATCTGAACAGGGAAACTCCAGCGCCAAAGCGATTCCAATCTCAAAGAGAATTCCTTGCCAGGAGAGGGGGACGGGAATAAGAGGAGATAATGTTTTGCATCCACTATCCAAGCCGGTGTTGGAGCTGAGGGGAatccagctgcaggcagtgccctcTCGTGGTCCAGGATAACAATCTCGCCTTTCCGAAGGCAGAGGACGGCTCctggcagcatccctgctccagctcagccccgGGAAAGCAGATCATCACCTCGGGGAGCGGAGTGAACAGAAACATCTGCTGCAAAAACTGCATGTAAAGGCTGTGCACAGCTATCCATCCTGCACTTGGATCATGTTTTATGCCTCCTCACCCCAAACCCTTGTGTTTTATCCTTCTGAAGCCGTTTTTATGCATCTATCCTTGTCCTGTTTATACACCTTGCATAGAGAAAGAGAATgatagaaaaaataataataacaataaaaaaaatttacccTTACAATGCCCTCCTCTGCAGGGCCTTAATGCTCTGAAATActtccctgagggagccgagaTGCCACGAGCTGGCACAAAAAGCCTCCAGGCAGAGCATCCACTGGTCCCAAACACCCTCAGGAAGCAGCACAGCATTCCCTCTGCGCTCATCTTGGAAGTGCTCGCGCCATGGCGAGATGCCTCTTTCTCTGATCCCGCTCCCAGGGATGGATAAGCCATCTCCTCCAAAAGCCCTTTCCAAACATAATCAGGCTGAGGCAGACACTGAGCATGGAAAATTTTAGCCCAGGCCGTTCCCGTCAGACACTGCTGGAAATGGAGCAATGGGAAGGGCAACCCCAGGTTTTGGCTCTTTGGGGTGCACTCATGTCCCAGTCTCCTGGAAAAAGAGGGAATAATAAAGCCTTACATACGGAGATCAGGAATTGTTATCCCTCATGAGGTGACATTGGCCTGGTGGGCCTGTCCTTGCAGCCTCTccgctgccctgcccagcaggttCCCCTCTCTCTGCCCTTCCAGCAACAAGTCCCACTGAGGGATTTACCCAAACCCCATTCCCAGCTCgtggctccagctgggaatcCCAGGCAGGGCATTTTGCAAAGCGAGCTGCTGAGAAGGGAGCGCGTTGTTCCCGCTCCCCCGCCGGAGAGCTTTCCCCGGCCCACGGTGCGCGGCTCTCTgggggaaaatgaaattatatgaaCTGGAGCAGCCACTTCTGGAGGTTACAGcaccagggccaggcagggacGTAATCCCAGATCTGCTTTCCAACAAGCATCCAACTCTGCTGTTGTTCGGGTACCTGGAATTCTGGCCTGTGGCTCCCAAGGTTTTCGGCTCGCAGACGCTCTCCAGCCAGCACCTCTCTCCTGGTGCTGTTTGAAACATCACAGACACTTCTGGTACTGCATTTATTCCCTCCATTCCATAATTTCCCCCTCCTGAGGAGGTGCACACCACCCATCCAAGCATTTTGGGTGATGCAGCAAGACAAGGCAGAACTTCCCAGCTGGAAGGAGCCCTTGCACTGTTTTTTGCACATCCAACGGGCAGATTTGCAGCATTTAATCCCACTTTATCAGGCCAGGGAAGTGACAAAGCACATGTTTAAATAGAAGCCTGGCTTACACTTAAATTAGGCAGAGCTGACATGAGGGTGCAATTAGCACAGAGGATAAACTCCTGTGTTGGGATGGATCAACACCTTACAGGGAGCAGCTTATcagttttcctctctgctgtagGAATACGTGCTGCACTCCTAAATCCACCTTTTCCAGGAAGGTAATTCCATATTATCAGTATGTTTCCAACAGACACTATCCAACTCTCCTTCTGACACCCCGGGGTAGGATTTCTGCCACATCGTGACAGGAATTTCAGGCTCAGAAACATTACACTGCCCCAGCAGAGTGATGGATCTGCTTCCAGGGGGTGAAAAATCCcccagccaaacaaaaaaacagaaaaaaaaaaaaagccctctcAATAactcaattttcctttttccacatTATATTTTTCTCCCGGCTCTTACATCTTTGTGAAGCGTTCCTGGTGCTGCTCTTCCACAGCCAAACCGTTCTCCTTGGGGTAAAACATCAGGAAAACACACGACTCCGAGCCAGGGCTGGAACTCAACCACTCTGGAAAATGAAAGTAATACGTGGTTGGTACCTTCCCAGCGAATTGAGGGTGTTAAAAATCAATAACAACTCTGCAGTCCCACAAAACTGTGAAATCAAATTGGCGGAAGAAGCTGAAAAAGCCTTGGAAGTTTTGCCGatataaattgaaaaaataataatcagaaATTATCGGCTTTCaaggtattttaaataatgtggAGGAAGAATCGTGCCCTACAAACATAACGTGAAACATTCAAGTGAAATCTGAAGAGATCTGATCTTATTTTGAGGCTGCCCTTAACTTTTGAGAGATTTCATAAAATTAAACATGGAAGTGCCCAGCAGCCTCTTTTCTAAAGGTGTTTAGCACAAATAGTGAGATCAAATTCATAATAATATAAATACTGATCTTTTCCAAGCAGTAAAAAGCAGCTTAAAAACCACATTTAAAAAGCATTCagggaatttattttaattcctcaCTACCATATGAACACAAAATAAGTACTTATTAAAAATACTCTCACTGCTTAAATAAATTTAAGCCCCTGAATAAATAGCAAGAGAGGTGGTTTTTTGccttacttgattttttttcctacttcttCTGCTTTGTGATATCTGCTACCTTGCTACTTATTCCTAGCTCAagttcacagctgcagggaggactttttttttttttcctccttgctttGTGAGCAGATCAGCTCGAATCCGGAGGGGAATTTCATGGTTGTGGCTGTCTCCCAGCctccagagctgaggaaaagcTGCCTTACCTCCCCTCAGTAAAAtatgtgctgcagcagagtgGTGCATTTCCATCTCAAACTAGaaagtaaaacaacaaaaaaaccccaaaccccccattTCATAAAATCAACCAGATGCCTTAGGAGGGCAAATATCTTATTCCTCTTTAATTAAAAGGTACAGCAAATAGAAATCTGGGTTTAATTAAACAGCAGGAATAGAAGATGTTATCTCCCCAAACCACTCTGCCGCGGTGAATTAACTTCTGTGATCCTTATTTCTGTTTGAAACCCCCACATATTAACCCAAACCCGGCACTCTAAAGGGGAAATTTACTTTTTATGAGAATATTTCTGTGCTCCACGATTAAGGCAGCCAGCTCCTGTATAAACCAGGAGGGGCaatggtttgtactggtttagGCTAAGACCAGAACGGGTCCTGCAGAGCCACTTGATGTTGACCAACACACCCATGAACGTTCACACAGGAGCACATTTAGCCTCTGCCTTACCTGCTGAAGGATACAGTGAATTTAATCAGtgtttaatacattttattttcaatcaAGACCTGCCCAGCGACTCATTCCAGTCCCTCCATGCCGCAATTCCCagattttccttggaaaaaaccccactttgTATGAGGACACTGCCAAGCAGGGTTAAATCCTGGCCTTTCCTGGC
This genomic interval carries:
- the LOC132075262 gene encoding helix-loop-helix protein 13-like; translated protein: MEELCYSFEDGGPSAESLLWEPADPDAPLENFLLECLAEPSWPGPGGAELDKLPAPPEQPRQRRAANLRERRRMLGLNAAFEALRGRVPTFPYERRLSKIDTLRLATAYIALLGDILLSGCHPRAYVEQCLRSGAPGLQRAAWNTSDLTARLSWVKWD